Part of the Palaeococcus ferrophilus DSM 13482 genome, GGGTTATCAACAGGTACCCCTCAGTGACCACACTCAACATTAGGTACGGTATAGGTGGGATAAGCGCCCTCCTTCTGTCGGTTATCCTGCTGCTGGAGGGGAGGAGAAGATGATAACTGCGAAGAACCTCACAAAGCGGTTCGGAAAGCTCGTGGCCCTGGACTCGGTGAACCTGGAGATCGATAAGGGGGTAACGCTGATACTCGGCCCCAACGGCGGCGGCAAGAGCACCTTCCTGAACCTCTGCGCCGGATTATACCGGCCAAGTGGGGGAGAGATCAAAGTTCTGGGTGAGAACCCATGGAGCAATGCCCGTCTGAGAAAGAAAATAGGTGTGTCCTTTGACCCTCCCGCGCTTCCCCGACACAGGAGCGGAGAGGAATGGCTTAAATACCTGGCAGAATTCAAGGGACTGGACGAGAGTGAAGTTACTGAGGCCGCAAAACTCTTCTCCACTAACGGCTATCTGGATAGAAAGATAGGCGAGTACTCCGCAGGAATGCTGAAAAGGATCAGCCTGGCCCAGGCGTTTCTAGGCAGTCCCGAACTCGTCCTTCTCGATGAGCCCCTTGCAAACCTCGATCTCAAGGGGATTAAGGAGGTGGCCGGAATTCTGAAGGAACTAGCGGAGAAGGGCACCAATATGGTGGTAATCTCCCACATATGGCGCCCCCTAGTTGAATTCGCGGACAGGGTGGTTGTCATTGCTGCAGGGAGAGTGGTGCTGGAAGGGACCCCCGACGAGGTGATCCCCAATATCGAGGAGATTTAACCCTTCCTCCATTCCTCCATGAGGAGGGGTATCGTCCTCCGCACCCTCTCCCTCTCATCTTTATCAACCACGAGAAAAACCTCCTGAACTGAGCCCCCGCTTTTTGCCACCAGCTTTAGTCCAGTTTGCGTTTCCCTCGTCACCTTTATCTCGAAGCCCCGGGAGTCGCTCGCGTAAATTCTCCCGGGGATAACCTTCTTAACGCCTGGAATTTCCGCTATCTTTTCCAGCGGCTTCTCGAGCCCCTTCAGGAAATGGTGCTCCCTTTTCACTCCACGCTTGAAGTGCCTGGGCATGGAAGGTGCTACCACCCGAATTTTTTAAGGGTTTGGGAACCAG contains:
- a CDS encoding ABC transporter ATP-binding protein encodes the protein MITAKNLTKRFGKLVALDSVNLEIDKGVTLILGPNGGGKSTFLNLCAGLYRPSGGEIKVLGENPWSNARLRKKIGVSFDPPALPRHRSGEEWLKYLAEFKGLDESEVTEAAKLFSTNGYLDRKIGEYSAGMLKRISLAQAFLGSPELVLLDEPLANLDLKGIKEVAGILKELAEKGTNMVVISHIWRPLVEFADRVVVIAAGRVVLEGTPDEVIPNIEEI
- a CDS encoding DUF2103 domain-containing protein — its product is MPRHFKRGVKREHHFLKGLEKPLEKIAEIPGVKKVIPGRIYASDSRGFEIKVTRETQTGLKLVAKSGGSVQEVFLVVDKDERERVRRTIPLLMEEWRKG